CCAGCGGTGGGGGTGGTGGAGCAGGTGGCGCAGGCCGACGGCTTCGACGCCTTCTTCGAGCAGACCTGGCCCGAGCTCGTGGCCTTCTGCATCACCCTCACGGGGCAGCGGCACCTCGGGGAGGAGGTCGCTCAGGAGGCCTTCACCCGCGTCTACGTCCGCTACCCGGCCCTTCGCGAGCCGCGCCCGTACCTCTTCCGTGTCGCCGCCAACCTCGTCAAGGCATCGTGGCGGAAGGCGCAGCGCGACGCCGCCTTCGTCGAGGACGCTCACGACGCCGCGGTCCCGGCACCCGACACCGCGACGATCGACGCGGTCCGGCGGCTCGACCCGCGACTGCGCGACGTCGTGCTCCTGCACTACTACGCCGACCTTTCCGTCGAGGACGTCGCCCGCGCCCTCAAGCGCCCCACCGGCACCGTCAAGCGCCGCCTGTTCGAGGCCCGCGCCCGCCTCGCCGAGACCCTCGGAGACCTCGCATGAGCCTGCAGCCAGACCGGTCGCACCGCTTCCCGGCCGCGCCAGGCGTCCTTGAGGCCGTGCGGTCCGAGGGCGGTCGTCGTCGTCGTACCCGCCTCGCGATCGGTGGCAGCGCGATCTCGGTGGCCGCCGTCGTGCTGGCCGTGTCGTTGCTGCTCCCCAGCTCCACCGACGGGACCGCTCCACTGCCCGTGGCCACGGCCCCGACCAGCTGCCCGGCCGAGCTGCCGACCGATGTCCCCGAAGGCCCGGTCGGGTACGACGACGGGGGTGAGCGCCTCGTCCCCGACGCGACGCCGCAGACGATGACGCTGTGCCGCTACCGCACCGACGAGGACGCCCCCGTCGAGGGGCCGCGGCAGGTGGGCAGCGGCCTGGACCGCATCGCTGCCGACCTCGCGCTGCCGCAGGAGCTCGAGGGCAGCCAGCGGATCTGCCCGGCTGTCCTCGAGATCCCGTCCTTCTCCTACCTCGTCCGGCTCACCTACGCCGACGGCAAGGCGGTCTGGGTCCAGTCGGAGACCGGTGGCTGCGCCACGACGCGCAACGGCGACTTCACGAGCAGCGTCGGGATCGGCGGCGACCTGAACCTCACGTGGTCCGCGGAGAGCTGGTCGCGCCAGCCGCAGCCGCGGACCTCGGATGAACGCAACTGCTACGCCTACGACAGCGGGCGGGCGGGGCAGGAGCGGCAGCTCCTCCCGGAGGGCTACGTCGACGTCGGGGCATGCGTCGACAACGCGTTCCGGGCCCTGTCAGCGGAGGAGACCCGGCGCCTTGTCGACGCCCTGGACCTGCTGGGGAGAGACCCCTACACGAACGGCTGCTCGGACCCGCCGCCGTCGGACGAGTTCACACCCGTGACGTTCGTGGCGCGCTACCCCGAGGGGCGCGACGTCCACCTGGAGCTGGCGCCGTTCTGCGACAACCAGCTCGCCAACGGCTCGCTGGAGGCGCATCCCCACGGCGACGTCTTGCAGGAGCTGCTGGACATCGCCGAGGGGACGACGTGACTCAG
The sequence above is a segment of the Mycobacteriales bacterium genome. Coding sequences within it:
- a CDS encoding RNA polymerase sigma factor, coding for MRAATAPAVGVVEQVAQADGFDAFFEQTWPELVAFCITLTGQRHLGEEVAQEAFTRVYVRYPALREPRPYLFRVAANLVKASWRKAQRDAAFVEDAHDAAVPAPDTATIDAVRRLDPRLRDVVLLHYYADLSVEDVARALKRPTGTVKRRLFEARARLAETLGDLA